CCTTGCCAGTTCCGCCAACAGTAGAGGGTAGTTTTTCGGGGATCCACTGAGACCCACGTGATCCACTCCGGATATTGCGCGAATGTAGTTGATTGCAGTGATCGCATCCTTCAGAGACATCGGTTTTTCACCACATCGCTCCACGTTCAACATTAGAACTCCCCCGTTTTGGGAGAGAGCACTAGAATATTGAATCAGATGACAATTAAATCCTTGAATTCTCAAAACGCCAGACAATGGTCAACCTTAGGATATGATCGGGAACTGCGGCAGTAGACCCATTACAAGCCATTGACGATGGAAGTGCATTTGACAACAACAGAGGAGCTTTGGCAACGTTCAAGGCTACCATCATGGCCGGTTCCGAAAGGCGCGATATTTCCACAAGCATCCCAAGACGGTTCATCTCTTGAATCATAACCTGCAATTGTacaatcaaattaaaaattaaccAAATGAAGATTCAACACGTTGGATACCTCTCCAAAATTGGTCAAAGTTGAAGGAAGATTCTCGTCAAAAAAGTCCGTTCTTATCGAAGCACTCGCCCACGGAGTAGTGCAGCCGAGTCCAGTCAACGACACAAATCGAGCCCCCAGCGAATACATCGACCGTAGGACAGCCAAACTGGACCCGAGCGTATGGCCCCCTTCAAGCCCAAACAGAATTGCTAATTTTCCAACATTGTGAGCCTGTTCCATTTGGTCCGCACTTTCCACTATCATCATTTCCGGATTCTTTTTAACCATTCTCCGTGCGTCGTCTATTCCTTCCAGTGTCAACTGAACAGCGTCCAGATACTGCGCGGCACAGGGCACGGAAATTGGCCAAAGCAGAGCTCCTACCATACCGTTTTTAACTTCGGCGTAACTCTTGCTGAAATTCGTTCCCATCTGCGGTGCCCAAtatccttctaccagaggagattCGGTTAGTAACCGACGGATAAACGCTAAGCGAGCTTCCAGAAGAGACGAAGATCGCAACTGAAGTCCCAACGGAATTCCGGCTGCGAGCGCAATGCATACCAACAGCGAAGAAACAATCACAATTATCTTACGCGATCGGTTGCTGTTGGATATTTTCGGCGGTGGCGGAGACATACCCGCTTCCTTTTTGTACGAATGAACACTGCCATTCTTGATCTTCTCCGGGTACTTGGTGATCTCAGGGGGTAAATCAATGTCAGCGATCTCTGTGAAAACAAAGCAGTGCTGCTTGCAGGTCGACTGGTGCTGGTGAATCGTCCCCAGCTCCATGAAATCGGCGTGGTTTGGCATTGAATTCATTTCTTTTTTTCCGATAGTAATCACAGTTTTCTTTGTTCGGaatcaatctttttttttgagaaaatgaaaactttCTCTCTTAACAGGGCCGTAAACAAAGCAAACTATCCTGACGGGTTTTCCTAATTGACATTCCGAAGGATAAACTTTTCCAGGATTCAACGGGCATGCGCGGTGTGAGTTCTGTAAGAATATTGATTTCTGAGGGGTACAGCTCGAAATGTTTCAGTCACGTTCGAATGAAGTGTAATCAgaaatgtttttgtttgttatcAATGACCGTTTGTTTTGCTTACAAGCATGACGTGGTTATTCATAATGTTATTATAAAAAGGCGtaggttttgaaaaattttaaatggATGGAATGCGtgatataaacgcttcaaaccgctaattatttttaatatagtAGTACTATGTGTTAGATGTAAGCTCATAATGTAACGCTTAAAGGATAATTGTGCATAAGTAATGAATATTGTGTAAAATATGTTTATGAAGCTCATCACTAGCTCATACATTTCAATGGGAAAATGCTATTGTTGCGCTGCTCAAGTGGCAAGCTTTGAACTCAACAattgtgataattttcagattttgattgaagattcGAAAAAATGCCGGGTTCTTTTTTCTCATGAATCGAATACCAACATACAACAAAGTGTAaatatttggtaaaaaaatcgatcattaatgattcagtaactttccgtgataAGTTTGTTTGATATTTATAGGGAAATCGTAAGTTGAATtctcaaattcgaagaagtgaggttgggtactatTATCTAACTGTGAGATTCTTTGTTTTTATGATTggttttgagattaattgataaattaatgTTTTGGTTTTGAGATGCTtcgatgtgtttttcctttggtgcaaaacacttgattcggtcaactcagcttcaattgaaatctatgtgaaaaacaatgtgacattcgtaTGAAAGTCATATAGAAtgtagaggtaacgatatatcttatcgttttgatgtgcatttcaTATAAATGTTGCAAGATTCCCACTAAATATCaccagtttttacactcattttatgagttaagtgtatattcttatgaatttcatgtgttctacaagtagtgcccacattatcagatccgaatggattccgaatcaattccgaatcggcgagaaattttcattcggaattccatgtggaaattatgtggaattccgaatcaattccaactccagtgcaacaaccgattccgaatgaatttcgcctacaaccggttttcgtgctgattttttttcggtttcgtgctgattttcagtttatttttaaacgaaaacattacataacttaatatacaaatttaaatcttcttgttttcggatatacagaactagtaaacaaccagttcttcttagaattccaacataaactgttgaaattcgctggaaattaataaaacggcctaccttagtcagcatcatccattcctctagctggagtgtagtgaaatggcttaagtagCCT
This genomic window from Malaya genurostris strain Urasoe2022 chromosome 1, Malgen_1.1, whole genome shotgun sequence contains:
- the LOC131437537 gene encoding dipeptidase 3, with protein sequence MNSMPNHADFMELGTIHQHQSTCKQHCFVFTEIADIDLPPEITKYPEKIKNGSVHSYKKEAGMSPPPPKISNSNRSRKIIVIVSSLLVCIALAAGIPLGLQLRSSSLLEARLAFIRRLLTESPLVEGYWAPQMGTNFSKSYAEVKNGMVGALLWPISVPCAAQYLDAVQLTLEGIDDARRMVKKNPEMMIVESADQMEQAHNVGKLAILFGLEGGHTLGSSLAVLRSMYSLGARFVSLTGLGCTTPWASASIRTDFFDENLPSTLTNFGEVMIQEMNRLGMLVEISRLSEPAMMVALNVAKAPLLLSNALPSSMACNGSTAAVPDHILSALSQNGGVLMLNVERCGEKPMSLKDAITAINYIRAISGVDHVGLSGSPKNYPLLLAELARDRLWGSAAIKKLVGGNIVRVLREVEVSKNRLPLSEDWIPLEAVEGNAYCRYPET